In the genome of Corynebacterium qintianiae, the window GTCGCCTCCGACGGGGACGAATTACTGATTCATGCCATGAAAGCGCGGTCGAAATATGTCGATCTTCTTAAGTAATCGCTCGGGACACCGGTGGTTACCTAGGGAGTGCCCTTGCAAAGCACGTTGGGATAGAGAGTTTGAGCTGGTTAGAGGCGGTTTGCAGATCGCTCGGGGCACATCTGGGGCACAAGCGGCATCTGGTGTGCCTTGAGGTGCCCTGAACAGACTGTTGCCCCAGGAGTCCGAGCGGTGGGCTCGAATGGTTGCCGGGGCGTTACAGGTTTCAGTCTAGGTCTAGGTGTCATCGTCGGACTCTGTTCGCTTGCTGCGCGTTGGGCCACTGCCAGTGGACACCCAGAAGAATAGGGCCAGGACGCTACCAATCATGATGGTGATCAGGCTTCCTACGCCTCGCTTCTCTAGCAGGTTGGGGTGCGCCGCTCTCAAGCAACAAGGAAACCTAGATTGATGGCACAGTTGGCTGCCATCAGGACCGTGCCCCACAGCATGTGGGGCACGGGAACTGGACGGAAGTAAGAAGTCTGGGCGGCCCACAGCCGTGGGCCCGTCGCTCCTGGTTGAGAATCGGAGGTCTCCAGGTCCGCTTTGGCGTACTTAGAGACACGATGTCCACAACATTCACGACATACTACGACGGCCAGTGCTGGGCCGGAGTCCTCGAACGACACCATGATGGGCACGTACGAACCGTGAAGGCCACCTTGGGTGGCAGTCCCTTTCAGCTACCAGGCCGAGTGTCGGTACTTGCCCGCGATGAATACAAACCACACCAGAGGCCCTAAGAATGGAAAGCCCAGTGACGCGAGGATGAACAAGAGCTTCTCGCCGCCCGAGATTGGCGAACCCACGATGGACACGACGGCAGCGAGCCAGAAGGCCACCAGGAGAGCGGCCAGAGCGGCTACGACGATCCAGATGTGTTGTAGTTGCGCAGTCTCCAGCGAGATGCACAGCGGTTGATACATGAGCTTCTTCTCCTGATGCTGTAGTGGTCCCCGGTTAGTGGTGTTGAAGGTCTGCTCGACTCAGTCGTTGCTGCGCCTGTCGTTCTGCAGCAGTTGGTAGTGGAGTGGTGTTGAGGCGGCGACTGCGCCAGCGGCGATGGCAAGTCCGAGCAGAAGGACG includes:
- a CDS encoding PLDc N-terminal domain-containing protein, with translation MYQPLCISLETAQLQHIWIVVAALAALLVAFWLAAVVSIVGSPISGGEKLLFILASLGFPFLGPLVWFVFIAGKYRHSAW